One Janthinobacterium sp. TB1-E2 genomic region harbors:
- the pepN gene encoding aminopeptidase N yields the protein MRTDSPQTIYRKDYTPPSFLVDSVELGFDLDPARTVVASRIHLRHNPASASRSIELHGEHIELVMVRLNGKVLKPSQYKLTAGMLTIPKAPDEVLLDIETVLAPQDNTSLSGLYVSNHNFFTQCEAEGFRRITFFPDRPDVMAKYTVMLRADKEQYPVLLSNGNLIEEGDLGDGRHYAKWEDPFKKPSYLFALVAARLVCQEERYTLKSGREVLLQVWVEDGNLDKTDYAMQSLKNSIRWDEERFGLELDLDRFMIVAVGDFNMGAMENKGLNIFNTKYVLANSRVATDVDYAGIEAVVGHEYFHNWTGNRVTCRDWFQLSLKEGLTVFRDQEFSADMIGTDTGRAVTRIDQVRTLRQAQFPEDAGPMAHPVRPDSFVEINNFYTVTIYEKGAEVVRMYQTLVSRDGFRKGMDLYFERHDGQAVQCDDFRAAMADANGRDFTQFERWYSQAGTPIVKASTRYDTASRTFELTLAQSCPATPGQAKKLPFHIPVTVGLLAADGRDLPLHVDGVAADGATSVVLELTQASQTFRFTNVAEAPVPSLLRDFSAPVVLEYGYTDAELLHLFRHDSDPVNRWEAGQRLAMERLLKLTGAVAAGETLALDDTFIAAQRALLADDTLDPAFRELALILPSETIIAERMAQVDPQAIHAARQFMRRTIAAALKPEWLAQYHANQTPGEYSPDALSAGKRALKNLALSYLLIAPEAAELDLARLQFDNAGNMTDRAAALAALIHSGSQPHAQAALTSFYSDFENEALVVDKWFAMQAAAPTTDVQAVRQLMTHPAFTLKNPNRARSLIFNFTNGNPSQFHAQDGSGYAFWAEQVIALDALNPQVAARLARSMDRWRRYVPALQGSMRDALEKVAGQASLSNDVMEVVSKALAN from the coding sequence ATGCGCACAGACAGCCCTCAGACGATTTACCGCAAAGATTACACGCCGCCCAGCTTCCTGGTCGACAGCGTCGAACTTGGTTTCGATCTTGATCCCGCCCGCACAGTGGTGGCGAGCCGGATCCATCTGCGCCACAACCCGGCCAGCGCCAGCCGCAGCATTGAATTGCACGGCGAACATATCGAACTGGTGATGGTACGCCTGAATGGCAAGGTGCTGAAGCCGTCGCAGTACAAGCTGACGGCCGGCATGCTGACCATCCCCAAGGCGCCGGACGAGGTGCTGCTCGATATCGAGACCGTGCTGGCGCCGCAGGACAACACGTCGCTGTCGGGCCTGTACGTATCGAACCATAATTTCTTCACGCAGTGCGAAGCGGAAGGCTTCCGCCGCATCACCTTCTTCCCGGACCGTCCGGACGTGATGGCCAAGTACACGGTCATGCTGCGCGCCGACAAGGAACAATATCCGGTGCTGCTATCGAATGGCAACCTGATCGAAGAGGGCGACCTGGGCGACGGCCGCCATTACGCCAAGTGGGAAGATCCGTTCAAGAAACCGTCCTACCTGTTCGCGCTGGTCGCCGCGCGCCTGGTGTGCCAGGAAGAGCGCTACACCTTGAAGTCGGGCCGCGAAGTGCTGCTGCAAGTGTGGGTGGAAGACGGCAACCTCGATAAGACCGACTACGCCATGCAGTCGCTGAAAAACTCGATCCGCTGGGACGAGGAGCGCTTCGGCCTGGAGCTGGACCTGGACCGCTTCATGATCGTCGCCGTGGGCGACTTCAACATGGGCGCCATGGAAAACAAGGGCCTGAATATTTTCAATACCAAGTACGTGCTGGCCAATTCGCGCGTTGCCACCGACGTCGATTACGCGGGCATCGAAGCGGTGGTGGGCCACGAATACTTCCACAACTGGACCGGCAACCGCGTGACGTGCCGCGACTGGTTCCAGCTGTCGCTGAAGGAAGGCTTGACGGTATTCCGCGACCAGGAATTCTCGGCCGACATGATCGGCACGGACACGGGCCGCGCCGTCACGCGCATCGACCAGGTGCGCACCTTGCGCCAGGCGCAGTTCCCCGAAGACGCGGGTCCGATGGCCCATCCCGTGCGTCCCGACTCCTTTGTCGAGATCAATAACTTTTATACGGTCACCATCTACGAGAAGGGCGCCGAAGTGGTGCGCATGTACCAGACCCTCGTGAGCCGCGACGGTTTCCGCAAGGGCATGGACCTGTATTTTGAGCGCCACGATGGCCAGGCCGTCCAGTGCGACGATTTCCGTGCCGCCATGGCCGATGCGAATGGCCGCGACTTCACGCAATTCGAGCGCTGGTACAGCCAGGCCGGCACGCCGATAGTAAAAGCCTCCACGCGCTATGACACGGCCAGCCGGACGTTCGAGCTGACCCTGGCGCAAAGCTGTCCCGCCACGCCGGGCCAGGCGAAGAAACTGCCGTTCCACATTCCCGTCACCGTCGGCTTGCTGGCTGCCGATGGCCGCGACCTGCCGCTGCACGTCGATGGCGTGGCAGCTGATGGCGCCACCAGCGTCGTGCTGGAATTGACGCAGGCGTCGCAGACTTTCCGCTTCACGAACGTGGCGGAAGCGCCCGTGCCGTCGCTGCTGCGCGATTTTTCCGCACCCGTGGTGCTCGAATACGGCTATACCGATGCCGAGTTGCTGCACCTGTTCCGCCACGACAGCGATCCCGTCAACCGATGGGAAGCGGGCCAGCGCCTGGCCATGGAGCGGCTGCTGAAACTGACGGGCGCCGTCGCCGCCGGCGAGACCCTGGCGCTGGACGACACCTTCATTGCAGCGCAGCGCGCCTTGCTGGCCGACGACACGCTCGATCCCGCCTTCCGCGAGCTGGCCCTGATCCTGCCGTCGGAAACCATCATCGCCGAGCGCATGGCGCAAGTCGACCCGCAAGCGATCCACGCGGCGCGCCAGTTCATGCGCCGCACGATTGCTGCGGCCCTGAAGCCTGAATGGCTGGCGCAGTACCACGCCAACCAGACGCCGGGCGAGTACAGCCCCGACGCCCTGTCGGCCGGCAAGCGCGCGCTGAAAAACCTGGCCCTGTCGTATCTGCTGATCGCGCCCGAAGCGGCGGAGCTGGACCTGGCGCGGCTGCAGTTCGACAATGCCGGCAACATGACGGACCGGGCAGCAGCGCTGGCGGCGCTGATTCATTCCGGCTCGCAGCCGCATGCGCAGGCGGCTTTGACCAGCTTCTATAGCGATTTCGAGAACGAAGCGCTGGTGGTCGACAAGTGGTTCGCCATGCAGGCGGCCGCGCCCACGACCGATGTGCAAGCCGTGCGCCAGCTGATGACGCATCCGGCCTTCACCTTGAAAAATCCGAACCGCGCGCGCAGCCTGATCTTCAATTTCACCAACGGCAATCCATCGCAGTTCCATGCACAGGATGGCAGCGGCTACGCCTTCTGGGCGGAACAGGTCATCGCGCTCGACGCCCTGAACCCGCAAGTGGCCGCGCGCCTGGCGCGCTCGATGGACCGCTGGCGCCGTTACGTGCCGGCGCTGCAAGGCTCCATGCGCGACGCGCTGGAAAAAGTCGCCGGCCAGGCCAGTTTGTCGAATGACGTGATGGAAGTGGTCAGCAAGGCATTGGCCAATTGA
- a CDS encoding quinone oxidoreductase family protein, with amino-acid sequence MSATITTKAIRVQRTGGPEVMEYVDVELPPPGPGEARVRHEAIGLNFIDVYFRTGLYPQPLPNGLGVEGAGIVEAVGEGVTEVKVGDRVAYAARINGAYAQQRNLPAALLLVLPERIAFDTAAAMMLQGLTVQYLFHRTVALKAGDTILFHAAAGGVGLIACQWAKVLGVNLIGTAGSDEKVALAKAHGAAHVINYNTENFVERVREITGGKGVSVVYDSIGKDTFTGSLDCLAPLGMMVSFGNASGPVPAFTLGELASRGSLFLTRPALFSYASNRTNLEEMATSLFGVVSSGEVQIEINQRYSLDNIAQAHTDLEARKTTGSTIIVP; translated from the coding sequence ATGAGTGCAACGATTACCACCAAAGCTATCCGCGTACAGCGCACGGGCGGCCCGGAAGTGATGGAATATGTGGACGTGGAACTGCCGCCGCCCGGTCCCGGCGAGGCGCGCGTCAGGCACGAGGCCATCGGCCTCAATTTCATCGACGTGTATTTCCGTACGGGCTTGTACCCGCAGCCGCTGCCCAATGGCCTCGGCGTCGAGGGCGCGGGCATCGTCGAGGCGGTGGGCGAGGGTGTCACGGAAGTGAAGGTCGGCGACCGGGTGGCGTATGCGGCGCGCATCAATGGCGCGTATGCGCAGCAGCGCAACCTGCCGGCGGCCCTGCTGCTGGTGCTGCCCGAGCGCATCGCTTTCGACACGGCCGCCGCCATGATGCTGCAAGGCTTGACGGTGCAATACCTGTTCCACCGCACGGTGGCCCTGAAGGCGGGCGACACCATCCTGTTCCACGCGGCTGCGGGCGGCGTGGGCCTGATCGCCTGCCAGTGGGCGAAGGTACTGGGCGTGAACCTGATCGGCACGGCCGGCTCCGATGAAAAGGTGGCGCTGGCCAAGGCGCACGGTGCGGCCCACGTCATCAACTACAACACGGAAAACTTCGTCGAGCGCGTGCGCGAGATCACGGGCGGCAAGGGCGTCTCGGTGGTTTACGATTCCATCGGCAAGGATACGTTTACGGGCTCGCTCGACTGCCTGGCGCCGCTGGGAATGATGGTCAGCTTCGGCAACGCGTCCGGTCCCGTGCCCGCGTTTACCCTCGGCGAATTGGCCTCGCGCGGCTCGCTGTTCCTCACGCGCCCGGCTCTGTTCAGCTACGCGTCGAACCGCACGAACCTGGAAGAGATGGCGACCTCGCTGTTCGGGGTCGTCAGTAGCGGTGAAGTGCAGATCGAGATCAACCAGCGCTACAGCCTGGACAATATCGCCCAGGCGCACACGGACCTGGAAGCGCGCAAGACGACGGGCTCGACCATCATCGTGCCATGA
- a CDS encoding class 1 fructose-bisphosphatase: MKRISLTQYLVEEQRSNNSIPAELRLLIEVVARACKTISHAVGKGALGEVLGTADTENVQGEVQKKLDIISNEILLEANEWGGHLAAMASEEMESIHPIPNRYPKGEYMLLFDPLDGSSNIDVNVSIGTIFSVLKAPDGMGQPTEQDFMQAGSKQVAAGYAVYGPQTMLVLTFGNGVNCFTLDREMGSWVLTQSNMQIPPTTKEFAINMSNARHWHPPVKRYVDELLAGDTGPRGTNFNMRWIASMVADVHRILNRGGIFMYPADLRDTSMPGKLRLMYEANPMAFIVEQAGGAATDGQQRIMDIAPHKLHQRVPVFLGSKDEVARVTAYHAE, translated from the coding sequence ATGAAACGCATCAGTCTTACGCAATACCTGGTTGAAGAGCAGCGCTCGAACAACAGCATTCCGGCCGAACTGCGCCTGCTGATCGAAGTCGTCGCGCGCGCCTGCAAGACCATCAGCCACGCCGTCGGCAAGGGTGCGCTGGGCGAAGTGCTGGGCACGGCCGACACGGAAAACGTGCAGGGCGAAGTACAGAAAAAACTCGACATCATCTCCAACGAGATCCTGCTCGAAGCGAACGAATGGGGCGGCCACCTGGCGGCCATGGCGTCAGAAGAGATGGAATCGATCCACCCGATCCCGAACCGCTATCCGAAGGGCGAATACATGCTGCTGTTCGATCCACTCGATGGTTCGTCGAACATCGACGTCAACGTCTCGATCGGCACCATCTTCTCCGTGCTGAAAGCGCCGGACGGCATGGGTCAGCCGACCGAGCAGGACTTCATGCAGGCAGGCAGCAAGCAAGTGGCGGCCGGCTACGCCGTGTACGGCCCGCAAACCATGCTGGTGCTGACCTTCGGCAATGGCGTGAACTGCTTCACCCTGGACCGCGAAATGGGTTCGTGGGTCCTCACGCAAAGCAATATGCAGATTCCGCCGACGACGAAGGAATTCGCCATCAACATGTCGAACGCGCGCCACTGGCATCCGCCCGTGAAGCGCTATGTCGACGAACTGCTGGCCGGCGACACTGGCCCGCGCGGCACCAATTTCAACATGCGCTGGATCGCCTCGATGGTGGCTGACGTGCACCGCATCCTGAACCGCGGCGGCATCTTCATGTACCCGGCCGACCTGCGTGACACGTCGATGCCGGGCAAGCTGCGCCTGATGTACGAAGCGAACCCGATGGCCTTCATCGTCGAGCAAGCGGGCGGCGCGGCCACCGACGGCCAGCAGCGCATCATGGACATCGCCCCGCACAAGCTGCACCAGCGCGTGCCCGTCTTCCTCGGTTCGAAAGACGAAGTGGCCCGCGTCACGGCCTACCACGCTGAGTAA
- a CDS encoding porin: MARVFSCAAGALALAAALPATAQENVQLYGRLNVALEALRSSGSGDSVQRLSNNRSVLGVRGSEDLGGGWQALFQVEGTLSPDTGAGSIAARDTRVGIAGPWGTLFAGNWTLPYNSATSALDPFYPTTAGYMSLMGNGAGATENNTSNAYSFDRRQQNSVHYWTPQWQGWSLRVARGMAEERPANGAHPSLTSAALLYDSGDLYASLAHEEHHDYQGRGLSDRGSKLAIAWRIDSATQLALALESLRYATATGELRRRTVYASATRQFGRHGLRVGLAHAQSATGSALETIGTVRAGAGTGATHATIGYDYQLSKRSSLFAYYTRLANGRNGIAGFAINSLGRETGAAGATLSGVALGIKHNF; the protein is encoded by the coding sequence ATGGCGCGCGTGTTTTCATGCGCCGCCGGTGCCTTGGCACTGGCGGCGGCCCTGCCCGCTACGGCACAGGAAAATGTGCAGCTGTACGGCCGCCTGAACGTGGCGCTCGAAGCGCTGCGCTCGTCCGGTAGCGGCGACAGCGTGCAGCGCCTGTCCAACAACCGCTCGGTACTCGGTGTTCGCGGCAGCGAAGACCTGGGCGGCGGCTGGCAGGCGCTGTTCCAGGTCGAGGGCACCCTGTCGCCTGACACGGGCGCGGGTTCCATTGCCGCGCGCGACACGCGCGTCGGCATTGCCGGCCCGTGGGGCACGCTGTTTGCCGGTAACTGGACCCTGCCCTACAACAGCGCCACCTCGGCGCTCGACCCGTTCTACCCCACCACGGCGGGCTACATGAGCTTGATGGGCAATGGCGCGGGCGCCACCGAAAACAATACCAGCAACGCATATTCGTTCGACCGGCGCCAGCAGAACAGCGTCCATTACTGGACGCCGCAGTGGCAGGGCTGGTCGCTGCGCGTGGCGCGCGGCATGGCGGAAGAACGGCCGGCCAACGGTGCGCATCCGTCACTGACGTCGGCCGCCCTGCTCTACGACAGTGGCGACCTGTACGCCAGCCTGGCGCATGAAGAGCACCACGACTACCAGGGACGGGGCTTGAGCGACCGTGGCAGCAAGCTGGCCATCGCGTGGCGGATCGACAGCGCCACGCAACTGGCGTTAGCCTTGGAAAGCCTGCGCTATGCCACAGCGACGGGAGAGCTGCGCCGGCGCACGGTGTATGCCTCCGCCACGCGCCAGTTCGGCCGCCATGGCTTGCGTGTCGGCCTGGCCCACGCGCAAAGCGCCACCGGCAGCGCGCTGGAAACCATCGGCACCGTGCGCGCGGGAGCCGGCACGGGCGCCACCCACGCCACCATCGGCTACGACTACCAGCTGTCGAAACGCAGCAGCCTGTTTGCCTACTACACGCGGCTGGCCAACGGCCGCAACGGCATCGCCGGCTTTGCCATCAACAGCCTCGGACGCGAAACAGGTGCTGCAGGCGCCACCCTGTCGGGCGTGGCGCTGGGCATCAAGCACAACTTCTGA
- a CDS encoding AraC family transcriptional regulator — MKRASAPALGDWVKCAEPVQGIERIEAWFQGKAYAMHRHDTYAIGRTLAGVQRFSYRRGQRDSLPGNTMILHPDEAHDGQAGTDAGFRYRMLYIEPALFQDVLGGRALPFIEGGVSTDPRLATATCALLPHDGHPLEALEQSEALAELAHALAAAAGTPAQRPKGDFLAARRARDYLQAHCTRAVTLEELEAATGRDRWSLSHDFRVFYGTSPYRYLTMRRLEMVRCLLLGGATLASAAMAAGFADQSHMTRHFLKTHGITPGRWLRYAGGASTR, encoded by the coding sequence ATGAAGCGAGCATCAGCGCCGGCGCTTGGCGACTGGGTCAAGTGCGCCGAACCGGTACAGGGAATCGAACGCATCGAGGCGTGGTTCCAGGGCAAGGCCTATGCCATGCACCGCCACGATACCTACGCCATCGGCCGCACGCTGGCCGGCGTGCAGCGTTTCAGCTACCGCCGCGGCCAGCGCGACAGCCTGCCCGGCAATACCATGATCCTGCATCCCGACGAGGCGCACGATGGCCAGGCGGGTACCGACGCCGGCTTCCGTTACCGCATGCTGTATATCGAACCGGCGTTGTTCCAGGACGTGCTGGGCGGCCGCGCGCTGCCCTTCATCGAAGGTGGCGTGTCGACCGATCCCCGCCTGGCGACAGCCACCTGCGCCTTGCTGCCGCACGACGGCCATCCGCTCGAAGCGCTGGAGCAGAGCGAGGCGCTGGCCGAACTGGCGCATGCGCTGGCGGCGGCGGCCGGCACGCCGGCGCAGCGTCCAAAAGGCGACTTCCTGGCGGCGCGGCGCGCGCGCGACTACTTGCAGGCGCACTGCACGCGCGCCGTCACCCTGGAGGAACTGGAAGCGGCAACGGGACGCGACCGCTGGAGCCTGTCGCACGACTTTCGCGTGTTTTATGGCACCAGCCCATACCGCTATCTGACGATGCGGCGTCTGGAGATGGTGCGGTGCCTGCTCTTGGGTGGCGCCACGCTCGCCTCGGCCGCCATGGCGGCAGGCTTTGCCGACCAGAGCCACATGACGCGGCATTTCCTGAAAACCCATGGAATCACCCCCGGCCGCTGGCTGCGCTATGCTGGCGGCGCCAGCACACGCTGA
- a CDS encoding cupin domain-containing protein, with translation MPDTTITTTTRGQGQSIDLAGKIDLIDGHWQPRVIAEMNDYQFKVVKVLGEFQWHRHADTDETFIVLDGELRIAVRGPGYAEGHAIVLTAGQLAVVPKGVEHKPCALAETRLLLIEPRGVVNTGDGGAGERTVENDQWI, from the coding sequence ATGCCAGACACTACCATTACCACCACCACGCGCGGCCAGGGCCAATCCATCGACCTGGCAGGCAAGATCGACCTGATCGACGGGCACTGGCAACCGCGCGTCATCGCCGAAATGAACGACTACCAATTCAAGGTCGTCAAGGTACTGGGCGAATTCCAGTGGCACCGGCACGCCGACACGGATGAAACCTTCATCGTGCTGGACGGCGAATTGCGCATCGCCGTGCGCGGCCCTGGCTATGCGGAAGGACACGCCATCGTGCTGACTGCCGGCCAGCTGGCCGTGGTGCCCAAGGGTGTCGAACACAAGCCGTGCGCCCTTGCCGAAACGAGGCTGCTGCTGATCGAACCGCGCGGCGTGGTCAACACGGGCGACGGCGGCGCGGGCGAACGCACGGTGGAGAACGACCAGTGGATCTGA
- a CDS encoding amidohydrolase: MPEHTLPAAAPLILLNGCFHTVDKSCPQASAVAIADGKFLAVGDADDVMRHRAPDSRVIDLGGRTVIPGLNDSHLHLIRGGLNYNLELRWEGVPSLADALRMLKEQALRTPNPQWVRVVGGWNEFQFAEKRMPTLDEINAAAPDTPVFILHLYDRALLNRAALRVVGYDKNTPNPPGGEIVRDAAGNPTGMLIARPNAMILYATLAKGPTLPRELQVNSTRQFMRELNRLGLTSAIDAGGGFQNYPEDYAVVEELAQKEQLTIRIAYNLFTQNKGAELQDFQKWTEMVTPGQGDDYYRHNGAGEMLVFSAADFEDFLEPRPDLAPGMDDELEKVVRHLVSKRWPFRLHATYDESIERMLTVFEKVNRDIPFDGLHWMFDHCETITPKNIDRVKALGGGIAIQHRMAFQGEYFVDRYGAEAAKATPPIARMLASGVPVGGGTDATRVASYNPWTALYWLVSGRTVGGLRLYDAGSRLSRDTALELWTAGSAWFSSEQGKKGRIQEGMLADLAVLSADFFSIDEEAIKSIESVLTIVGGKIVYGQAEFTKLAPPAIPVLPDWSPVKNVAGHYRSAPPQKTSVIQQHQCQGACGVHAHAHDVARKSSVPVSSHSGFWGALGCSCFAF, translated from the coding sequence ATGCCAGAACACACCCTCCCCGCCGCCGCACCCTTGATACTGCTCAATGGCTGCTTCCATACCGTCGACAAAAGCTGCCCGCAAGCGAGCGCGGTGGCCATCGCCGACGGCAAATTCCTCGCCGTGGGCGACGCAGACGACGTCATGCGCCACCGCGCGCCCGACAGCCGCGTGATCGACCTCGGTGGCCGCACCGTGATTCCCGGCCTGAACGACTCGCACCTGCACCTGATCCGCGGCGGCTTGAACTACAACCTGGAATTGCGCTGGGAAGGCGTGCCGTCGCTGGCCGACGCCCTGCGCATGCTGAAAGAGCAAGCCTTGCGCACGCCGAACCCGCAGTGGGTGCGCGTCGTCGGCGGCTGGAACGAATTCCAGTTCGCAGAAAAGCGCATGCCGACTCTGGACGAGATCAACGCGGCCGCACCGGACACCCCCGTCTTCATCCTGCACCTGTACGACCGCGCCCTGCTCAACCGCGCCGCCCTGCGCGTGGTCGGCTACGATAAAAATACGCCGAACCCGCCCGGCGGCGAAATCGTGCGCGACGCGGCCGGCAACCCCACGGGCATGCTGATCGCGCGTCCGAACGCCATGATTTTATATGCGACCCTGGCCAAGGGTCCAACCCTGCCGCGCGAATTGCAAGTCAATTCCACGCGCCAGTTCATGCGCGAACTGAACCGCCTGGGCCTGACCAGCGCCATCGACGCGGGCGGCGGCTTCCAGAATTATCCGGAAGACTACGCGGTGGTCGAGGAACTGGCGCAAAAAGAGCAGCTGACGATACGCATCGCCTACAACCTGTTCACGCAAAACAAGGGCGCGGAACTGCAAGACTTCCAGAAGTGGACGGAGATGGTCACGCCGGGCCAGGGCGACGATTACTACCGTCATAACGGCGCCGGCGAAATGCTCGTGTTTTCCGCCGCAGACTTCGAGGATTTCCTAGAGCCGCGCCCGGACCTGGCGCCCGGCATGGACGACGAACTGGAAAAGGTCGTGCGCCACCTGGTGTCGAAACGCTGGCCCTTCCGCCTGCACGCCACCTACGATGAATCAATCGAGCGCATGCTGACGGTGTTTGAAAAGGTCAACCGCGATATCCCGTTCGATGGCCTGCACTGGATGTTCGACCACTGCGAAACCATCACGCCGAAAAACATCGACCGGGTCAAGGCGCTGGGCGGCGGCATCGCCATTCAGCACCGCATGGCCTTCCAGGGCGAATATTTTGTCGACCGCTACGGCGCGGAAGCGGCCAAGGCCACGCCGCCCATCGCCCGCATGCTTGCCTCTGGCGTGCCCGTGGGCGGCGGCACGGACGCCACCCGGGTCGCCAGCTACAACCCGTGGACGGCGCTGTACTGGCTGGTGTCGGGCCGCACGGTGGGCGGCTTGCGCCTGTACGACGCGGGCAGCCGTTTGTCGCGCGACACGGCGCTGGAACTGTGGACGGCGGGCAGCGCCTGGTTCTCCAGCGAGCAAGGCAAGAAGGGCCGCATCCAGGAAGGCATGCTGGCCGACCTGGCCGTGCTGAGCGCGGATTTCTTCAGCATCGATGAAGAGGCGATCAAGTCGATTGAGTCCGTGCTCACCATCGTCGGCGGCAAGATCGTCTACGGCCAGGCGGAATTTACCAAGCTGGCGCCGCCTGCCATTCCCGTGCTGCCCGATTGGTCGCCCGTGAAAAACGTGGCCGGCCACTACCGCTCCGCGCCGCCGCAAAAAACCAGCGTCATACAGCAGCACCAGTGCCAGGGCGCCTGCGGCGTGCATGCCCACGCCCACGACGTGGCGCGCAAGAGTTCCGTACCCGTGTCCAGCCACTCCGGCTTCTGGGGCGCGCTGGGGTGCAGCTGCTTTGCGTTCTGA
- a CDS encoding DUF4136 domain-containing protein, with translation MKRYLTIMMAALTVLLTGCATTIRSDVTVFHEWPAQLQDKSYAFEAPAAENDTLEYRSYQNLVRAELAKHGFGEASGPAAANLRVAMNFSTVDYPERVLQATDPFWYGPGYWPGRYGYRYGAWPGYGRFGYNPYWYGPLDLEESVRHKYERELRITINDRNGKKLYDVTVQSTSNKRATSQVMPAMVASAFADFPGQSGVPRKVEVKIE, from the coding sequence ATGAAACGTTATCTCACCATCATGATGGCCGCATTGACCGTGTTGCTGACCGGATGCGCCACCACCATACGCAGCGATGTCACCGTCTTCCATGAGTGGCCTGCGCAATTACAGGACAAGTCGTATGCGTTTGAAGCGCCAGCGGCGGAAAACGATACGCTGGAATACCGCAGCTACCAGAACCTGGTGCGCGCGGAACTTGCCAAGCACGGCTTTGGCGAAGCTTCCGGCCCTGCGGCAGCCAATTTGCGCGTAGCGATGAATTTCTCGACCGTCGACTATCCTGAGCGCGTGCTGCAAGCCACCGATCCATTCTGGTATGGTCCAGGCTACTGGCCTGGCCGCTACGGCTACCGTTACGGCGCCTGGCCAGGCTATGGCCGCTTCGGCTACAACCCCTACTGGTATGGTCCGCTGGACCTCGAAGAAAGCGTGCGCCATAAATACGAACGCGAATTGCGCATCACGATCAATGACCGCAACGGCAAGAAACTGTACGACGTGACCGTGCAATCGACAAGCAACAAGCGCGCCACGTCGCAAGTGATGCCGGCCATGGTGGCAAGCGCCTTTGCCGACTTCCCCGGCCAAAGCGGCGTACCCAGGAAAGTCGAAGTCAAGATAGAATAA